One genomic window of Brienomyrus brachyistius isolate T26 chromosome 16, BBRACH_0.4, whole genome shotgun sequence includes the following:
- the LOC125709860 gene encoding actin-related protein 3, giving the protein MAGRLPACVVDCGTGYTKLGYAGNTEPQFIVPSCIAIKETAKVGDQAQRRMMKGVDDLDFFIGDEAIDKPTYATKWPIRHGIVEDWDLMERFMEQVIFKYLRAEPEDHYFLLTEPPLNTPENREYTAEIMFESFNVPGLYIAVQAVLALAASWTSRQVGERTLTGTVIDSGDGVTHVIPVAEGYVIGSCIKHIPIAGRDITYFTQQLLREREVGIPPEQSLETAKAVKERFSYVCPDLVKEFNKYDTDGSKWIKQYTGLNAISKKEFTIDVGYERFLGPEIFFHPEFANPDFTQPISEVVDEVIQNCPIDVRRPLYKNVVLSGGSTMFRDFGRRLQRDLKRTVDARLKMSEELSGGKLKPKPIDVQVITHHMQRYAVWFGGSMLASTPEFYQVCHTKKDYEEVGPSICRHNPVFGVMS; this is encoded by the exons ATGGCAGGACGATTGCCGGCTTGCGTGGTGGACTGCGGCACCGG ATACACGAAACTCGGATATGCTGGTAACACAGAGCCTCAGTTCATTGTTCCATCAT GCATCGCCATCAAAGAGACGGCCAAGGTGGGGGACcaggcccagaggaggatgatgaAGGGAGTGGACGACCTGGACTTCTTCATCGGGGATGAGGCCATTGACAAGCCCACTTATGCAACGaag TGGCCCATTCGCCATGGCATCGTGGAGGACTGGGACCTCATGGAAAGGTTCATGGAGCAGGTCATCTTCAAGTACCTGCGCGCTGAACCGGAGGACCATTACTTCCTGTTG ACCGAGCCTCCCCTGAACACCCCAGAAAACCGGGAGTACACGGCCGAGATCATGTTCGAGTCTTTCAACGTGCCGGGTCTGTACATCGCAGTGCAG GCGGTCCTCGCCCTGGCAGCCTCCTGGACCTCCAGGCAGGTGGGGGAGCGCACGCTGACTGGGACGGTCATAGATAGCGGTGATGGTGTCACCCACGTCATACCTGTG gcgGAGGGCTATGTGATTGGCAGCTGTATAAAGCACATTCCCATCGCGGGCCGTGACATCACCTACTTTacccagcagctcctgagggaGAGGGAGGTGGGGATTCCCCCGGAGCAGTCGCTGGAGACTGCAAAAGCCGTAAAG GAGCGCTTCAGCTACGTCTGCCCAGATTTAGTGAAAGAATTCAACAAGTATGACACGGATGGGTCCAAGTGGATCAAGCAGTACACAGGGCTCAACGCCATCAGCAAGAAGGAATTCACCATCGACGTGGGCTATGAGCGTTTCCTGGGGCCGGAGATCTTCTTCCATCCAGAG TTTGCCAACCCTGACTTCACTCAGCCCATATCGGAGGTCGTTGATGAGGTGATCCAGAACTGCCCCATTGACGTCAGGCGCCCTCTGTACAAG AACGTCGTCCTTTCTGGAGGCTCCACTATGTTCAGGGACTTCGGCCGCCGTCTGCAGAGGGATCTGAAGAGGACGGTGGACGCCCGACTGAAGATGAGCGAGGAGCTCAGTGGCGGAAAGCTGAAG CCCAAGCCTATTGATGTCCAAGTCATCACTCACCACATGCAGAGATACGCTGTGTGGTTTGGAGGATCCATGTTGGCTTCTACT CCGGAGTTTTACCAGGTGTGCCACACCAAGAAGGACTACGAGGAGGTGGGGCCTAGCATCTGCCGTCACAACCCTGTGTTCGGAGTGATGTCCTAA